In Ruegeria sp. YS9, the genomic window TTTCGATCCCTTATCCCCATTCGGTGGAGATCCAGAAACAAGGGTGACGGCTCCCGCCCGTCGATCGGGCATTCGAAAATGCCCTCCTCCCGTTGGGCCGGGCACCGCGCAAGGGCGCGGTGCCCTTTTCTTTGTTCAAACCGTCGCCTCGAGTCCGACCGCGCCACGCCTGCGGCGTGGCGCTATGCCCAACGCTGGAAATCGCTTTTCAAAAGCGATTTCAGGGGCGGGAGTGTTTACGACTTGACGATCACGTTGGGTGAAACAACGTCGATACCAAGGGCCTTGCCGACCGCATAGTAGGTCAGCTTGCCAGCGTGGACGTTCAGGCCTTCCAGCAGATGCGGATCGTCCTGACACGCCTGTTTCCAGCCTTTATCCGCCAGAGACAGCATGAATGGCATCGTGGCGTTGCCCAGGGCGATGGTCGAGGTGCGCGCAACGGCGCCCGGCATGTTGGCAACGCAGTAGTGCATGATGCCATCGACATCGTAGATCGGATCGGCATGGGTGGTGGCTTTTGACGTCTCGAAGCACCCACCCTGGTCGATGGCAACATCGACAAGTACGGCACCGGGTTTCATCGTCGACAGCTGAGCTCGCGAGACAAGTTTCGGAGCCGCAGCGCCGGGGATCAGAACGGCACCGATGACCATATCGGCATCCTGGATCAGCTCGGCCGTGGCGCCTGCGGTCGAATACTGGTTCTTGAAGGTTCCGCCAAAGACGTCATCCAGATAGCGCAGCCGCGGCAAGGAGCGATCCAGAACGGTGACATCCGCGCCCATTCCGGCAGCGATCTTCGCCGCATGGGTCCCTACGACGCCGCCGCCGATAACGACCACTTTGGCAGGGCCGACACCGGGTACGCCACCCATCAGAACGCCGCGCCCGCCATTGGCCTTTTGCAGTGTCCACGACCCGACCTGAGGGGCCAGGCGACCGGCGACTTCGGACATCGGTGCCAGCAGAGGCAGGCCGCCGTTCGCGTCGGTTACGGTCTCATAGGCGATGGCAGTACAACCCGATTCCAGCAGGTCATGCGTTTGATCCGGGTCCGGAGCCAGGTGCAGATAAGTGAACAGCAGCTGCCCTTCGCGCAGCATCTTGCGTTCCACGGCCTGGGGTTCCTTGACCTTCACGATCATGTCGGCGGTGGCAAATACTTCCTCCGCAGTGTCGATGATATGCGCGCCTGCCGCGACATAGGCGTCATTGTCGAAACCTGCGCCGATGCCTGCACCGGATTCGATAAGGACTTCGTGACCACGTGCAACAGCTTCCTGAGCAGCATTGGGCGTCATCCCGACGCGGAATTCCTGGGGTTTGATTTCCTTGGGGCAACCGATCTTCATGGGGGTCTCCGTTCATAAACTGCCTAAATTATGTGCATTTTCAGTGCAATTTCTGTGAAAGAAAACGTGTCAATGCGGTTTTCTTTGGAAGAATTTCGCGTAGTTTACAAAAATCATGCAAAGGAATTGCAGCAATGAGCTTGGACGCGACTGATCGAAAGATTCTGGCGGCACTTCAGAAAAACGGCAGGATGTCGAATTCGGAGTTGTCTGAACAGGTCAACCTGTCTCCGTCCGCTTGCCACCGGCGCGTACAAAGGCTTGAGGTTGACGGGTATATCCGCAACTACGTGGCTTTGCTGGATGCCCGGAAGATGAACGTGCCGACAACGGTCTTTGTCGAGATCACGCTACAGGGTCAGGCCGAAGAGGTTCTGGATGCGTTTGAAAAAGCGGTGGCCCGGATCCCGGATGTGCTGGAATGCCATCTGATGGCCGGTACGGCGGATTACATTCTGAAAGTCGTGGCGGAAAACACCGAAGATTTCGCCCGCATCCATCGCCAATACCTGTCGCGCTTGCCCGGGGTGGCGCAAATGCAAAGCTCGTTTGCCCTGCGTACCGTGTTCAAGACCACTGCCTTGCCCGTGTGATTTTCATAAGGGGCCAGGATAGGTGAACAGAAAAAGGTGGGTCAGGTTGAAGCCGAAATGCATCGCAACAGGTACCCACAGGCGCCTGGTTGCATAGTATCCCAATCCGCAGGCCAGCCCGAGAATGGAAGCAAAACCCACGAGCGCCGGACCTCCGGCGAAATGGGCCAGTCCGAACAGCAGGCCGGCAGCGATCACCCAGGGTGACATCAATCCTGTCACCGAGGCAATGCTGATGAACAAAACCAGCAACGACAAGCCGATGCCTGTCCGCCGGGCCAGCGCCATCAATTGCGCTGATATCAGAACAAGCCAGGGCCAGATCGCGAGCAACGCGGAAAGAAGGAATGTCACAATCGTCTCATCTGTTTCACGCACCCCGTGATGCCGCACCAAAACGAGGCAATGCAAGCAGCCATGGTGAAGCGCAATGCATTGCGTCAATTCAGACGCTTGTATCCCGCGGGCCAGATGTACAAATTCAGGGGAAAGACCGTATACCCGCGCTGGACCTGATTTGCAGGCGTGACAACAGCCGCAGGACTCGTGACCCTCGCATCAATTTATCTGATGACATCAGGTGGTTACACGGGTCCGATATGGTCCGAACCCGAAGACCGAGAAGGAGCTGACCTTGGACAACGAAAACACTGGCGCCCCCAAAGACTGGCTGGAAGCCGAGCTCGAGGATACGCTGGACGAAGATTTCGAGATAGAATTCAGTGAGCCGATGCTGTCGATGGAAGTCCGGAAAATCTATCGGGAACAGCATCCGGACATGTTGGATCGCAAGGTTTACTTCCGCAACCTGCTGCGCCTGCAAGCCGAACTGATCAAGGTTCAGGACTGGGTACAGCATACCGGGGCCAAGGTCTGTATCCTGTTTGAAGGCCGTGACAGTGCCGGTAAAGGGGGTGTGATCAAGCGGATCACCCAGCGTCTGAACCCGCGCGTGGCGCGCGTGGTCGCGTTGCCGGCACCCAGCCGCCGCGAACAAAGCCAGTGGTATTTCCAGCGCTATGTACCGCATCTGCCGGCGGCGGGAGAAATCGTTCTGTTCGACCGCTCGTGGTACAACCGGGCGGGGGTCGAGCGGGTGATGGGTTTTGCGTCCGAGGACCAGGTTGAACAGTTCTTTCAGGACGTCCCCGAATTCGAACGGATGCTGGTGCGGTCAGGGATCATTCTGCTGAAATACTGGTTCTCGATCACGGACGAGGAACAGCAGTTGCGATTCCTCATGCGTATTCACGATCCGATGAAACAATGGAAGCTGTCGCCGATGGATCTGGAATCCCGCATCCGCTGGGAATCCTACACAAAGGCAAAAGAGGATATGCTTTTCCGAACCAATATTCCCGAGGCCCCGTGGTACATCGTCGAGGGCAATGACAAGAAACGCGAAAGGCTGAACTGTATCGAGCATCTTTTGACAAAAATCCCGTACGAGGACGTGCCTCAGGAAAAGGTCAATCTGCCCGACCGCAAGTACAACCCGGAATACGAACGCCGCGTTTTGCCGGATGAGCTTTACGTACCAAAGATCTATTGAAGCAAAATCAGGCTCTGAGCCGGAATATGCGAGGCCGACACGGCCGGCCTCCCACAGGGTCAACTGATCAGGCTGCATCCATCATGCAGTCAAAGTGGAAGAAGTTGACCATTGTGATGTCACAGTCATCGACGTCGGCGGTTTCGGTGCCCGCAGGCTCGGATTCCGTTTCCGGCGTGGCGTCGGCGGTCGGCATCATGTCGATATCATCGGTGTCTGCCACGTCCGTGTCGCCGTTCACATCGTCACCCCAGTTGAACTCGTCAAACTGCGCTTGCAGGTTTTCGAGGAAACTGGCGATTTCATCCAGGAAAGCCTGAACGTCAAAGCAGAATGCTTCGGGCTCACCGCCATCAACCACTTCGGTGTCCGGCGTTTCGGGTTCCGGCTCTTCGGTTTCGGTGACGTCGGTATCTGGTGCATCGGGTGTTGGTTCTTCGGTTCCGGGCATTTCGGGTTCCGGTTCCTCGGTCTCGGTGACGTCAGTATCCGGCGTTTCGGGCTCCGGCTCTTCGGTCTCGGTGACGTCGGTGTCTGGTGTCTCGGGTGTAGGCTCTTCGGTTCCGGGAGTCTCAGTTCCTGGCTCTTCGGTTTCGGTGACGTCAGTGTCCGGAGTTTCGACTTCCGGCTCTTCTGGTACGGCAACTTCGTCCGGCGTGGTTGGCGGAACGGGCGGTGTGTTCGTATTGCCGTTGTCCAGCATGACTGCCGCGTCGGTTGCGGCAAAGTTCTGGGTGACCATCACCGCATCAAAGCCCTGCATGTCACCGGTTTCGACGCCGATCCCGATATATTTGAAATCCGGATTCAGGATATTGGCGCGGTGGCCCGGGCTGTTCATCAGGTTCTGGTGCAACTGCGCCACGTCATCGCTGATGCCGGGCTGCCCGCGTTCGGACTGCCATGCGATGTTTTCGCCGGTCCGCCAGTTTCCCTCAAGATCGAATCCGGCGTCTTGCATCCGCTGGGTTGCACTGGAACCGCCCGAACCGGTGTGACTGAACGTGTCTGTGTCCAGCATCCAGGTGCTGTGATCTTCGGATGAATCGTTCAGCTGCGTCTCAAGTTGCAGCGGGTTGAGCCCGCGGGATGTGCGTTCCTGGTTTATCAGCCCCAGCATCTCGCGTTCGAATGTACTTGCAGTCGACATTTTTGCCTCCGTTTGTGTTTGTGTCCTTCCGGACGGGCTCACTTAGAGGTGGGGGTGTCGACGGTGGTAGGGGGCGGTTCACTTCAGGCGAGTTTTGGCAACCCGATGCTACCGATGCGGGATTCGCTGCGCTGCAAAATGCCGGGCAAAATGTTGCTGGTGAGGAAATGGCGGCTTGTCGCACAGCCGGTACCACGAGTCGGCGGATTGAAACCGATCCCCGAAACGACAAACCCCCGGGCGATGCCTCGGGGGTCGTCAAATAGTGTCATCCAAAGCTGGACGAGGAAAGTCTTAGAGCAGACCTTCGCGCTGTGCTTTCTTGCGTGCCAGTTTACGGGCACGACGGATCGCTTCAGCCTTCTCGCGCGCTTTTTTCTCGGACGGTTTCTCGAAATGTTGCTTCAGCTTCATTTCACGGAACACGCCTTCGCGCTGCAGCTTTTTCTTCAGGGCACGAAGCGCCTGATCGACGTTGTTGTCGCGAACACTAACCTGCATGTGGTTGTCACCACCTTTCTAGATAGAGTTGCAAGGAAATTGCAGGAGTTGGCCGTATAGCAAAGCCGCTCTAACTTGTCTAGTACTGGGGCCGACAACCGGAGAACCGCCATGACGACCACATATGAAGATGCAAAACAGCAGCTTTTGGATGCAATGCTGATCCATGTTCCCTTCGATGGGTGGTCGGAATCCAGTTTCCGCGCCTCCATTTCCGACTGTGGTCTGGATGACGGCCTGGCGCGCGCGATCTGTCCGCGTGGGGCGGTAGATCTGGCGCTGGCGTACCACGCGCGCGGCGATCAGGCGATGCTGGACCGCATCAAGTCCGAGGACCTGAGCGGGCTGAAATTCCGTGACAGGATTGCCGCTGCGGTTCGGTTCCGGTTGCAGGCCGTCGAGGACAAAGAGCTGGTGCGCCGGGGCATGACACTGTTTTCCCTGCCGACACATGCAGCAGATGGTGCCAGGGCGGTTTGGCAGACCTGCGATCTGATCTGGGATGCGCTGGGCGACACCTCGGATGATGTGAACTGGTACACGAAACGGGCCACTTTGTCGGGTGTCTATTCCTCGACGCTGCTGTTCTGGCTGGGCGATGACAGCCCGGATCATCAGCGCACGTGGGAGTTTCTGGATCGCCGGATCGCTAATGTCATGGAGTTTGAAAAGTTCAAGGCACAGATGCGCGACAACCCGGTGTTGAAACCGTTTCTGGCGGTTCCGAACTGGCTGGCGGGTCAGGTGAAGGCTCCGGTAAAAATGCGGGCCGATCTTCCGGGGATGCTGAACCCCCGAAAGTAGCGCGTCTTGGTGCTGGGCCTTGGCCCTGATGCCTGTTAGGCATTGGGCAAAGGAGGTGCCTATGACCCAGATGATGCGCGCTGTTGAGATCACCGAACCGGGTGGTCCCGATGTTTTGCAACTGACCGAGCGTCCGATTCCCGAACCGGGTGCAGGGCAGGTCGTTCTGAAAGTGGCCTATGCCGGGGTGAACCGCCCGGATGCGTTGCAGCGCGCGGGCGCTTACGATCCGCCGCCCGGTGCCAGCGACATGCCGGGGCTTGAGGCTTCGGGCGAAGTGGTCTCGGTCGGGGCCGGGGTCGAAGGACTGTCCGTCGGCGATCAGGTCTGTGCGTTGCTGCCGGGAGGTGGCTATGCCGAATATGTCGCCACCCCTGCGGCCCATTGCCTGCCGGTCCCTGCCGGCATGGGACTGAAAGAGGCGGCCTGCCTGCCCGAGACCTTTTTCACCGTCTGGTCCAACGTGTTCACGCGGGGCGGGCTGAAAGCAGGCGAGAGATTTCTGGTCCATGGTGGCTCGAGCGGGATTGGCACGACGGCCATCCAGTTGGCCAATGCTTTTGGTGCCCGCGTTTTTGCCACCGCAGGGTCGGATGAAAAATGCGAGGCTTGCGTCAAATTGGGTGCGGAAAGGGCGATCAACTACCGCGATGAGGACTTTGTGGCCGTCATGCGGGCCGAAGGCGGGGCAAACCTGATCCTCGACATGGTCGGTGGCGACTATATCCCGCGCAACGTCAAAGCTCTGGCCGAGGATGGGCGGCTGGTCCAGATCGCGTTTCTGCAAGGCCCGGTGGTCGAGCTGAACTTTGCCCTGATGATGGTCAAGCGCCTGACCCTGACCGGCAGCACCCTGCGCCCGCAAAGCGATCTGGCCAAGGCCCGGATTGCGCAGGACCTGCGCGAAGCTGTCTGGCCTCTGCTTGAGGCCGGCAAGGTTGCGCCTGTCATGGACAGCGAGTTTGATCTGGCCGAGGCTGCCGCCGCCCATGCACGCATGGAAAGCTCGGGCCATATTGGCAAGATCGTTCTGAACGTCGCGGGCTGAACTCTGCGCGCGCGGGGCAGACCCGCGCGTTCACGCAACCGCGCGGCGGTACAGGTGCCATGTGGCATGACCCAGAACCGGCATCACTATGATCAGGCCCAACAGCATCGGCAGGGCTCCCAGAAACAGAAGGGCCGCCACGATGAACCCCCAAGTCAAGATGACGCCGGGGTTGTGACGCAACACGCGAAACGACGTCACGACCGCCACCGGCAATCCGACTTGCCGGTCCAGAAGCAACGGAAAGCTGACGACGCTGACGGCCAGAGCGCAAAGAGCGAATACGAAACCAACGGCGAGTCCGACAACCATCATGGTCCAGCCGGCAGTCGTCGTGAAAGCCTGCGTGGCAAAAGTGCCAAGTGATGCGGGGGCTTCAGGCCCCATTGTATGCGTATAGATGCTCTGGGCCACCATCAGCCAGATCAGCAGAAGCATCACCAGATAGAAGCCCAAAACCAGAATTGCGCCGAATGCCGGTGAGCGGAATACGCCGAACGCATCCAGCCAATGCACCGTGCTGCCTTGTTCACGTTTGCGGCTGATCTCGTACAAACCCACAGCTGCCACCGGACCGATCAAGGCAAAACCTGCGACCAGAGGCGCCAGAAGCGGAACCATGTTGACGTTCAGGGCGAAGCCGAACATCAAAAGCCCCGCGATCGGGTAGATCAACACAATGAATATGGCATCCGCCCGTGTTTCGACAAAGTCGTGATACCCCGCCCGCAGGCAAGCGCGCAGATCCTGCACCGTCAATGTCTGCACCATCGGCAAGTGTTTGGTATCTGCGCTTCCGAGTTGTGAAACGCTATCCGAGACATGATCACTGGCCGCCCCCAGATTCCGGGCGGCCCAACTGATCGGATTTCCGATTGTTTTAGCCATTTTCATCCCCTTTCCTGGCGAGAATTGCGCCGCGGAATGGATCCGGCATTTGGTTGTCCGCGGCCGGACCAGCCGACAACGCCTGGTCGCAGTATAGCACAGTTTGGCGGAATCCTGATCAACACTGTGGCACCAGACGGATTGCCCTGCATTGCAGTCATGTTAGCTTGATGTCAGGCAAGAGGAGGTCAGGATGCAGACAACAGCGAAAACGGTGGTATTGCACGAATTCGGCGGGCCCGAGGTGTTGCGGATCGAAGACAGGCCATTGGGCGATCCCGGACCGGGTGAAATACGTATCCGCCATCATGCCTGCGGTCATAATTTCATCGATGTTTATCAACGCACTGGATTGTATCCCCTGGAACTCCCCCATGCTTTGGGGATGGAAGCGGCGGGTGTCGTCGAGGCCGTCGGGGACGGGGTAACGCACCTGCAACCCGGTCAACGGGCCGCGTATGCGGCAGCCCCGCCCGGCGCGTATTGCGAGGCCCGCGTCATGCCTGCGGCACAGGTGTGCCCTCTGCCGGACGACATCTCTTTCGACGCTGCCGCGGCAATGATGTTGAAGGGCTTGACGGTTGAGTACCTGTTTCACCGAACCACTCCGATGAAACGCGGGGATACTGTGCTGTTCCATGCAGCGGCGGGCGGGGTCGGACTGATCGCCTGCCAATGGGCGAAATCCGAAGGGATCACCCTGATTGGTACGGCGGGGACCGACGAGAAATGCAGCCTCGCCCGGTTCAACGGGGCTGCGCATTGCATCAACTATCGGTCCGAGAATTTCGCCGAACGGGTGGCCGATATCACCAAAGGCAAGGGCGTGGACGTGGTGATGGATTCCGTCGGGGCGGACACGTTCGAAGGGTCGCTGAACTGCCTGAAACCCTTGGGGATGATGATTTCCTTCGGCAACGCGTCCGGGCCGGTGCCGCCATTCGATATCGGTGTTCTGGGTCGGAAAGGATCGCTCAAGATCACCCGACCCACCTTGTTCACCCATATTGCGGACCACTCCGTATGTCAGGCAATGGCGCGCCGCTTGTTCGGCAAGGTCGAGGGCAGAGAGGTCAAGATCCACATCGATCAGCGCTTTGCGCTGGATCAGGTAGCCGATGCACATCGCGCGTTGGAAGCGCGGCAGACGACCGGCAGTACGATTCTGGACCTTTGATGCGAAACCCGGCCTGTCAGGCCGGGTTCAACTTTATCCGGAGTGCCGTTCAGAACCTGTAAGAGACACGAACCTGCAATGTGGTTGCGTCGACATCCACATTGTTTCCGTTGAAGTTATCGAATTCGTGGTACAGCAGCTCTCCGCCAATGCTGACATTCGGGGCCACGATCTGTTCATAGCCTGCGCCGATGAACCACCCGTCATCACTGCCCAGAGTGTCGGTGCCCGCTTCGGCGTAGCCTGCCGTGCCGTACAGCAAACCTTGCGGGTTTACCTTGTAGCCGGCGCGCGCTTTCAACCGCCAGACATCTTCAACAGTTGCCGCGCCGGACAGGCCCACGTCAGTCCAGTCATAGTCAAAACCGCCGCCAACGACCCAGTCGCCCAGATCATAGTCGTAACCCAGGATGATACCACCGATTACGCCATCGCCGTCGACCCCGGACAGGCTGGTGTCCACATCGGCATAACCCAGTTGCAGACCGCCATAAAACCCGGTCCAGTTGCCCGAGGATTGCGCCATTGCCGATCCCGCGACCACGGTTGCGACAGTGGTGATGAGAGCCAATTTCAAAGTCATCTCATTTCCTTTCGATTGTCACTCTGCTCAAGTGAAATTCAGTTCACCTATGCAGACCATTACGATCCGCTCGCGTTATCGGATCAGTGATACCTACGAATTCCAGCCCGTATTCTGGCGTTGAAACAAAAAACAGACACGCCGGTGCCCTCTGAAAACGGCCACTTCTGATAAAGATGAGATAGGACGAAATGAGAGGTCTTCAAACGACATGCGGCGGCGGAACATTCCGCCGCCGACACGTCTGAAAGTTTCAGCGGGTTATTGCTTCTGCAATTCAGCAGGGGTCTTGTCCGCGATGTCTTCCCATTTTGCGCCCGCGCTTTCGATAAAGCCCGGGATGTCGCCTTCCCAGCGTTCCTGGATGTCTTCCGACAGGTTCAGGTACAGCTTGTTGTCGACGATTTTCCAGTAGTTCGGGTCGCCGTCGAACTTGAAGCCCATGGCTGTGCCAAAGGCACAGTAGCCCCCGTAGGCAGGCAGGTAGGCTTCCGGGTTGGCTTCGAAGGCGGCTTTGTTTTCCTCGGACGAGAAACGGTACAGCGCATCGTCGTGCAGCGCGGTGATGCGATAGTCGCCCTTGGTGGCTTCACCAACGGTGAAATAGGCAACCGGGTCATAACCCTGCATGGCCAGACCGGTCGAGCTTGCGTTGATGTCCACACCAGCGGCCAGAGCGGATGTTGCCAGTGCAACGGACAGAGCGACGCCACCGATCAGAGATTTAAACTTGTTCATTGTTCCACCTTTCGTGAAAGGAGCCTCGTCAGTGTGCCGATCGAGGGCCCCGGATTGTTGTCCTGTGTGGCCCGTAATTGACCGTCACGACAGCGATCTGGGAAGCAGGCGGATCACGTTCAAAACAATGAATCGTGATTGTGCGCCAGAGAGGAGCGTCTGTTCAAAAATGCAGACCTGACATTACGCGTCCGGTTCAAAATCCAGAACAAACGCGATGACTTTGCAGGCCGCCATTTCACAAGGCTTCAACAGGGCGCCGCTGAGGCGTGTCTGATACAGGTTCATGCTGATATAGTCGGTGCCGCCCAATTCGTGCGCAACCAGCTTGTGGGATTTCCCCTTTGCCATCTGTTGGCGCACGACGACATAGCGCCGATCCCCCGATGAACCGGTAAAACTGCCTTCGGGCAGCGCGAAAAACGCGGAAACGAAAGCGTCCGGCGGTGTCACGACTTTCCGATTTTCGGTTCAGTCCCGGCCTTGATCCGTGCGACGTTGGTGCTGTGACGCCAATAGATCAGAAGGGTCAGGATAATCCCCAGGATAAAGGATTGTCCGTTTGTCAAAACCAGCACCCAGGTCGTTGAAAGCGCGGCCGCGGCCAGCGCGCCGACCGAAGATATCCGCCAGATCGCCGCCGCCACCAACCAGCTGAGACAGCACGCAACTCCGACGCGCCAGTCCAGCGCCAGCCAGAGGCCCAGAAAGGTGGCCACGCCTTTCCCGCCCTTGAAACCCAGCCAGATGGGAAAGCAATGACCCAGAAAGGCAAAAAGGGCTGCGATCTGTGCGGCGTCTTCTCCGGCATAAGCACGGGCAATCAGAACCGCCACCGCGCCCTTGGCCGCGTCGAACAGCAAGGTCAGCGCCGCGGCGGCTTTGTTGCCGGTGCGCAGGACGTTGGTTGCGCCGATATTTCCGGATCCGATTTCGCGCAGATTTCCCAACCCCATGACCTTGGCAAGCAGCAGGCCGAAGGGAACGGAGCCCATCAGATATCCAACCACCGCCCACTGGAGCAAGTCGCTAGTCGAGTTGTCGATCGGGGGCATCAGGAACTCCGGAACACTTCTTTACCTGCAACATAGGTCGAAATGACCTTACCTTGCATCCGCTGGCCGTCAAATGGAGTGTTCTGAGATTTGGATTTTAAGGCAAAGCGATCAAGCACAAAAGGCACATCCGGGTCGAACAGAACCAGATCCGCCGGGGCGCCTTCCGACAATCGGCCGCTTTCCAGACCAAGCCGTTTGGCCGGGTTCAATGCCATCGCCCGGAACAGTGTTGGCAGGTCCAACTGGTCGGCATGATACAGGCGCAATGCCGCAGGCAACAGCGTTTCCAGCGCCACCGCGCCCGAGGCGGCTTCTTCGAACGGCAGCCGTTTGCTTTCCTCGTCCTGCGGTGTGTGCATCGAACTGATCGTGTCGATCAGACCGGTTCGCACCGCCTCGATCACCGCCTGCCGGTCATCCTCGGACCGCAACGGAGGCTTGACCTTGAAGAAGGTGCGATAGTCGGCCACGTCCAGCTCGTTCAGCGTCAGGTGATGGATCGAGGTGCCGGCAGTGATGTCCAGCCCGTTGCGCTTGGCCCGTTCCAGCGCAGGCAGGGCGCGGGCGGTGGTGATCTGGTCGGCGTGATAGGCCGCGCCCGTCATTTCCAACAGCGCGATGTCACGGTCCAGCCCCATGCGCTCGGCCATGGGCGAGACCGCAGGCAATCCGCGCAAGGCGGCGAATTTGCCGCTGGTGGCCGCGGCGCCATGGCTCAGGCCCGGATCTTGCGGGTGGGCAATCACCAGCGCGCCGCAGGATTTCGCATAGGTCAGTGCGCGGGAAAACACCTTGGTATTGGTGATGACGTGATCGCAATCGGTAAAGGCCACGGCGCCTGCGTCCTGCAAGAACCCGATTTCCGTCATCTCACGCCCTTCGCGCCCCTTGGTCAGCGCGGCCATCGGCAGCACGTTGACCGGTGCATCCGCCTGAGCACGCCGGGTCGCGAATTCCAGCGTTTCCGGTGTATCGACCGCCGGCAGTGTATCCGGGCGGGTGACGATGGTGGTCACACCACCGGCCGCGGCAGCGAGACCCGCGGATTTGTAGCTTTCCTTGTGCCGCTCGCCCGGCTCGCAGACCTTGACGCCGATATCCACGATGCCGGGGGCGAGGCACTTGCCGCCGCAGTCGATGACCTGAGCGTCAGCGACGGGCGCGTCCCCGTAGCCCTTGCCCTGAATAAGGCCGTCGGCAATGTGCAGCCAGCCGGGATTGTCCGTGCCGGTTTCAGGGTCGATCAGGCGGGCATTGGTGAAGATCAGGGCGGTCATGTATGGGCCTTTCGGGCTTGGGTCAGCGCGGCCAACGCGGCATCCGGGTCGGGCAGATGGTCGAATCTGAAAAAGGGGTGGCGGTTAAAAACCACCGCAGACGGCACAGTGCGGAAATTCAGGAACCGGTTGATTTCCAGTTTCTTGGTTTTCAGTTCTTTGTTGACTTGCCACGCGTTCTGCGGCGTCACAACATAAACGCGTTGCGAGCGAACAAAGCGGTCCGCCCACATCACAAATGCCAACGCGCCCGTGCAACTGAGCAGCTTCCAGAAATCCCGCACGGTGTCGGCAAACCAGGGGCTGGCTAACCACGCCAGACCGACAGCGCCGATCAGAATCCTGTAGGACCAACCCAGATGAGGCGGAAAAAACCCGTTATGCGGCCGCCCGAACCATAGAACCTGTTCGCCCTCTGGTATCTTCTCACGCCACCATTCGTCGCTCATCCCATTGCCCTTTCAATCGCGGCTTTGGTGGCGGCCGGGTCTGACTGGTACTTGATCAGATGCTTGTCGCCGGTTTTGGTGACAACCTGGACGAAGCTGCCCATGATATTCACGGCTGTGATCTGGTTCAGCGGCACGCTGCGTCCGCCGGGACCGGTCAGCGCGGTGTCTGACAATTGCCAATTCGAGACCAGTTCTTCCGAGGCCAGATACCACGCGCGTATGCCTATGGCGGCCAGGCCAGCTGGGGCTCCGGTCCAGACGTAAGGATTGCCGATCAGCCACAGCACGGCCATCGCACCGGCCATGGCAACAGCAGCCAGCCATGCGTTGGTGCGGATATAGGCCCCCTTGTCCGGGGCGAAGATCACAGGATCAGCCATAAGATGCCTCCGATGACCACAAGCGCGACCAGTGCCAGAATGGCAGATCCGACGCGGCGGGGGGTGTCACTTGCTGTGGCGGTTTGCGGGGCGGAAAAGGGTTTGGCGCTTTCGGTTTCGATGATCCCCCCGGTCCAGTTCGTGGCCTCTTCCGTGAACAGGCCGATCAGGCGTAGGCGCGGATCGGGCTTCAGCGTCGCCGGGTGTCCGTTGAAAGCCGCGCTGCGCAGGACCATGACCCAACCGTCGACAGAGGCCAGAGTGTTCCGGTCCAACTGATCCGCAGACACGCCGCAGCCCTCGGTCAGGTAGCCGTACAGGCCGAGGTCCTCGAGGTCGGATACCGGGAAGATATCGATGTGGCTGGAATCCAGCCCGTCGACCCCAAGCACCTGATCGGCG contains:
- a CDS encoding NAD(P)H-quinone oxidoreductase, with translation MTQMMRAVEITEPGGPDVLQLTERPIPEPGAGQVVLKVAYAGVNRPDALQRAGAYDPPPGASDMPGLEASGEVVSVGAGVEGLSVGDQVCALLPGGGYAEYVATPAAHCLPVPAGMGLKEAACLPETFFTVWSNVFTRGGLKAGERFLVHGGSSGIGTTAIQLANAFGARVFATAGSDEKCEACVKLGAERAINYRDEDFVAVMRAEGGANLILDMVGGDYIPRNVKALAEDGRLVQIAFLQGPVVELNFALMMVKRLTLTGSTLRPQSDLAKARIAQDLREAVWPLLEAGKVAPVMDSEFDLAEAAAAHARMESSGHIGKIVLNVAG
- a CDS encoding DUF2189 domain-containing protein; translation: MAKTIGNPISWAARNLGAASDHVSDSVSQLGSADTKHLPMVQTLTVQDLRACLRAGYHDFVETRADAIFIVLIYPIAGLLMFGFALNVNMVPLLAPLVAGFALIGPVAAVGLYEISRKREQGSTVHWLDAFGVFRSPAFGAILVLGFYLVMLLLIWLMVAQSIYTHTMGPEAPASLGTFATQAFTTTAGWTMMVVGLAVGFVFALCALAVSVVSFPLLLDRQVGLPVAVVTSFRVLRHNPGVILTWGFIVAALLFLGALPMLLGLIIVMPVLGHATWHLYRRAVA
- a CDS encoding quinone oxidoreductase; translation: MQTTAKTVVLHEFGGPEVLRIEDRPLGDPGPGEIRIRHHACGHNFIDVYQRTGLYPLELPHALGMEAAGVVEAVGDGVTHLQPGQRAAYAAAPPGAYCEARVMPAAQVCPLPDDISFDAAAAMMLKGLTVEYLFHRTTPMKRGDTVLFHAAAGGVGLIACQWAKSEGITLIGTAGTDEKCSLARFNGAAHCINYRSENFAERVADITKGKGVDVVMDSVGADTFEGSLNCLKPLGMMISFGNASGPVPPFDIGVLGRKGSLKITRPTLFTHIADHSVCQAMARRLFGKVEGREVKIHIDQRFALDQVADAHRALEARQTTGSTILDL
- a CDS encoding outer membrane protein → MTLKLALITTVATVVAGSAMAQSSGNWTGFYGGLQLGYADVDTSLSGVDGDGVIGGIILGYDYDLGDWVVGGGFDYDWTDVGLSGAATVEDVWRLKARAGYKVNPQGLLYGTAGYAEAGTDTLGSDDGWFIGAGYEQIVAPNVSIGGELLYHEFDNFNGNNVDVDATTLQVRVSYRF
- a CDS encoding YHS domain-containing (seleno)protein, with product MNKFKSLIGGVALSVALATSALAAGVDINASSTGLAMQGYDPVAYFTVGEATKGDYRITALHDDALYRFSSEENKAAFEANPEAYLPAYGGYCAFGTAMGFKFDGDPNYWKIVDNKLYLNLSEDIQERWEGDIPGFIESAGAKWEDIADKTPAELQKQ
- the plsY gene encoding glycerol-3-phosphate 1-O-acyltransferase PlsY, with amino-acid sequence MPPIDNSTSDLLQWAVVGYLMGSVPFGLLLAKVMGLGNLREIGSGNIGATNVLRTGNKAAAALTLLFDAAKGAVAVLIARAYAGEDAAQIAALFAFLGHCFPIWLGFKGGKGVATFLGLWLALDWRVGVACCLSWLVAAAIWRISSVGALAAAALSTTWVLVLTNGQSFILGIILTLLIYWRHSTNVARIKAGTEPKIGKS